The Pseudodesulfovibrio sp. zrk46 genome contains a region encoding:
- a CDS encoding CD3072 family TudS-related putative desulfidase, translated as MQCPQSDSRSGRVVFACHCLLNANAKVCGLAKFPGAMPDLLDLLAEKQAGIIQLPCPEFLHMGPNRWWQARSQYDHPAFRSLCARLADEAAEQAATYVAAGYAIPALLGVEGSPSCGVAETYDTPKWGGRPREINLSGCRVNGAGIFMQELERAFTARSLNVPFKGLGSTDDPAVTLKGVL; from the coding sequence ATGCAATGTCCTCAGTCCGATTCCCGTTCAGGCCGCGTCGTCTTTGCCTGCCACTGCCTGCTCAACGCCAACGCAAAGGTATGCGGGCTGGCCAAATTCCCCGGCGCCATGCCCGACCTCCTCGACCTGCTGGCCGAAAAACAGGCGGGCATCATCCAACTGCCGTGTCCGGAGTTCCTGCACATGGGACCGAACCGCTGGTGGCAGGCTCGCTCCCAATACGACCACCCGGCTTTCCGCAGCCTCTGCGCCCGGCTCGCCGACGAGGCTGCCGAACAGGCCGCGACCTATGTTGCGGCGGGCTATGCAATCCCGGCCCTGCTCGGCGTGGAAGGCAGCCCGAGCTGCGGTGTTGCCGAAACCTACGACACCCCGAAATGGGGCGGCCGCCCCCGGGAGATCAACCTCTCCGGGTGCCGCGTCAACGGCGCAGGCATCTTCATGCAGGAGCTTGAACGCGCCTTTACCGCCCGCTCCCTGAACGTGCCCTTCAAGGGCCTCGGCTCCACGGACGATCCGGCAGTCACGCTCAAGGGCGTCCTGTAG
- a CDS encoding glycosyltransferase, whose product MGETTAKPLEGLKVAWLEGHYFVKTFMEECGAEVKHVYVREQPRDWDWVVERCGFEPDILIYADRSRPPMLFGLESFPCLTVFLSVDSHIHKWFPIYAQAFDLCTVSLKDHIADYQGKRLPDDRIFWLPAFARETDMPMEAEKIWDLLFVGNVKEDIFPVRARMLRELGEKFSGLHVAQGAYRELFAQARLVLNIAERGDMNYRLFEALGCKSCLVTPKIGHGQDELFTDGEDLFTYDQDDVDGLVALVESLLQDEERCRKVAESGYAKVNNGHRERNRASDFAHWLDSFDRQALVNERLRNATTIFEASLKLLYLHHAETMEEPAWQAAYLRAAQRGA is encoded by the coding sequence ATGGGTGAAACAACGGCCAAGCCGCTTGAGGGATTGAAAGTCGCGTGGCTCGAAGGGCACTACTTCGTGAAGACCTTCATGGAGGAGTGCGGTGCCGAGGTGAAGCACGTCTATGTGCGTGAGCAGCCCCGTGACTGGGACTGGGTCGTGGAGCGGTGCGGGTTCGAGCCCGACATCCTGATCTATGCGGACCGGAGTCGTCCGCCCATGCTGTTCGGACTGGAATCCTTTCCCTGTCTAACGGTTTTTCTCAGCGTGGACAGTCACATTCACAAATGGTTCCCCATCTATGCCCAGGCCTTTGACCTGTGTACGGTCAGTCTCAAGGACCACATCGCCGACTATCAGGGCAAGCGGTTGCCCGATGACCGCATCTTCTGGCTGCCCGCCTTTGCTCGTGAGACTGATATGCCCATGGAAGCTGAGAAGATCTGGGATCTCCTCTTCGTGGGCAATGTCAAAGAGGATATTTTCCCGGTGCGGGCGCGCATGCTGCGCGAACTCGGCGAGAAGTTCTCCGGCCTGCATGTGGCGCAGGGCGCGTACCGTGAGCTGTTCGCACAGGCCCGGCTGGTGCTGAATATCGCCGAGCGCGGCGACATGAACTACCGTCTGTTCGAGGCTCTGGGCTGCAAGAGCTGTCTCGTGACGCCGAAGATCGGGCACGGACAGGACGAGCTGTTCACCGACGGCGAGGACCTCTTTACTTATGATCAGGACGACGTCGACGGGCTGGTTGCGCTGGTGGAGTCTCTGCTTCAGGACGAGGAACGTTGCAGGAAGGTGGCGGAGAGCGGATACGCCAAGGTCAACAACGGCCATCGCGAACGCAACCGGGCATCGGACTTCGCCCACTGGCTGGACAGTTTCGATCGGCAGGCGTTGGTGAACGAGCGGCTCAGGAACGCCACGACCATTTTTGAAGCCAGCCTGAAGCTGCTCTATCTGCATCACGCAGAGACCATGGAAGAGCCAGCCTGGCAGGCAGCCTATCTGCGCGCTGCCCAGCGCGGCGCATAG
- a CDS encoding phage Gp37/Gp68 family protein — protein sequence MSTSKIEWTEATWNPLTGCTKISPGCANCYAERMAKRLQNMGVRNYRDGFQLRMHEDALDIPLGWKKPRVIFVNSMSDLFHEDVPLSFIKKVFYIMSVTPQHTYQVLTKRSTRLAELSSELKWPSNVWMGVSIENADYKYRIDNLSNTDACVKFLSLEPLLGPITEMSLDAIDWVIVGGESGPGARPMDEEWVTDIRDQCNASATPFFFKQWGGTNKKKNGRILEGKTWDQMPRNCEAVVS from the coding sequence ATGAGTACATCGAAAATTGAATGGACTGAAGCCACTTGGAATCCATTGACTGGTTGTACAAAAATCAGTCCAGGGTGCGCTAATTGCTACGCAGAGAGGATGGCTAAGCGACTTCAAAATATGGGAGTGCGGAACTATCGAGACGGCTTCCAGCTTAGAATGCATGAAGATGCTTTGGATATCCCTCTAGGTTGGAAAAAGCCTCGAGTGATTTTTGTCAATTCAATGAGTGATTTATTCCATGAAGATGTTCCGTTAAGCTTTATCAAAAAAGTTTTTTATATAATGAGCGTTACCCCTCAGCATACGTATCAGGTCTTGACAAAACGCTCTACTCGCCTTGCTGAATTGTCTTCTGAATTGAAGTGGCCCTCGAATGTGTGGATGGGGGTTAGTATTGAAAACGCTGACTATAAATATCGCATTGATAATCTCTCCAATACCGATGCTTGCGTAAAGTTCTTGTCACTTGAGCCATTGCTTGGTCCCATAACAGAGATGTCACTAGACGCAATCGACTGGGTTATTGTCGGTGGTGAATCTGGCCCTGGCGCTCGCCCAATGGATGAAGAGTGGGTCACAGACATACGTGATCAATGCAACGCATCAGCCACTCCGTTTTTCTTCAAGCAATGGGGTGGAACCAACAAGAAGAAGAACGGAAGAATCCTTGAAGGAAAAACTTGGGATCAGATGCCTCGCAATTGTGAAGCCGTAGTCTCATAA
- the tcmP gene encoding three-Cys-motif partner protein TcmP, which produces MSSDFHKEAFDEQTKLKLQLYRLYIREWLPVFMAQAEQGLDRINIFDLFCGPGSDGDGTWGSPLILLEAISIYLRKRQTAHTAPIYIYFNDSKKWKIDALKESVATTFGELPRISISYSCSEYDDAFPKAMTIAEQNNSANFLFVDQFGISALDEMRFKELTSLKRTDWLCFISSSTFSRFNNHPSIACKLAVEKTGKWSNIHRDVACRYRELLNSSDYYIVPFSIKKGSNVYGLIFGSGHPLGADKFLRGCWKVDPITGEANYNIDGDLKSPHGHLSFFKPTKLTVFKEKLCKKITEKEVVTNKDAYLFALHQGIPSAELKKILYELKKEKVVTQVPGVSYSTIFGKGKNKIVPLLVV; this is translated from the coding sequence ATGAGTTCAGATTTTCATAAAGAAGCTTTCGATGAGCAGACGAAATTAAAATTACAGTTGTATAGATTGTATATTCGTGAGTGGTTGCCTGTTTTTATGGCTCAGGCTGAGCAGGGGCTTGATAGGATTAATATTTTTGATTTGTTTTGTGGTCCGGGTTCTGATGGTGATGGCACTTGGGGAAGTCCTTTAATTTTATTAGAAGCGATTTCAATTTATTTAAGAAAGAGGCAAACAGCACATACTGCCCCGATATACATATATTTTAATGATTCCAAAAAATGGAAGATAGACGCACTCAAAGAATCGGTCGCAACAACGTTTGGAGAGCTTCCAAGAATATCTATCAGTTATTCTTGTTCGGAGTATGATGACGCTTTCCCTAAAGCCATGACTATTGCGGAACAGAATAATTCTGCAAATTTTCTATTTGTTGATCAATTCGGCATCAGTGCACTTGATGAAATGAGGTTCAAGGAGCTTACATCATTAAAAAGAACCGACTGGCTATGTTTCATCTCGTCTTCAACATTTAGTCGATTTAATAATCATCCGTCCATCGCGTGTAAGTTGGCGGTAGAGAAAACTGGCAAATGGTCAAACATTCATAGGGATGTGGCATGTCGTTATAGAGAATTGCTAAACTCAAGTGATTATTACATCGTTCCTTTCTCAATTAAGAAAGGTAGCAACGTGTACGGATTGATCTTTGGTTCAGGACATCCTCTTGGAGCGGATAAATTTTTAAGAGGGTGTTGGAAGGTTGATCCAATTACAGGTGAGGCTAACTATAACATTGATGGCGATTTGAAGTCGCCGCATGGGCATCTTTCTTTTTTTAAGCCTACAAAGCTAACAGTATTTAAAGAAAAGCTTTGTAAAAAAATTACAGAAAAGGAAGTTGTTACCAACAAAGATGCCTATCTGTTTGCCTTGCACCAAGGCATCCCATCCGCTGAATTAAAAAAAATATTATACGAGCTTAAAAAAGAGAAAGTTGTCACTCAAGTTCCCGGGGTGTCATATTCGACGATCTTTGGAAAAGGGAAAAACAAAATTGTGCCCTTGTTAGTTGTTTGA
- a CDS encoding stomatin-like protein has translation MDPATITSLVTLVVFALLLILIIVKTAVIVPQRSQFVIERLGKYSKSIKAGLHILIPFIDQVAYRRSLKEEVMDVPAQSCITRDNVSVTIDGVLYIRVIDAMKSCYGIENYYIAASQLAQTSLRSAIGKIDLDKTFEERESINAAVVEAVDEAAQEWGIKVMRYEIKDITPPGNVMVAMEQQMKAEREKRAEIALSEGDRQSRINRSEGMKQEAMQLSEGEKQKRINEAEGRAQEILLVADATAKGLQKVAEVINLPGGAEAMNLKVAQQFIDEFGNLAKTNNTMIIPADMGNIGGMVASATEIIKNVSAPKQQAKPAPKPQLVPTEPFEPAE, from the coding sequence ATGGATCCCGCAACTATTACTTCACTCGTCACGCTAGTCGTCTTTGCCCTACTGCTCATCCTCATCATCGTTAAAACCGCGGTCATCGTTCCGCAGCGCAGCCAATTCGTCATCGAACGGCTCGGCAAATATTCCAAGTCCATCAAGGCGGGGCTGCACATCCTCATCCCCTTCATCGATCAGGTGGCCTACAGACGCAGCCTGAAGGAAGAGGTCATGGATGTCCCGGCCCAGTCCTGCATCACCCGCGACAACGTCTCCGTAACCATCGACGGTGTGCTCTACATCCGCGTCATCGACGCCATGAAATCCTGCTACGGCATCGAAAACTACTACATCGCAGCCTCTCAGCTTGCCCAGACCTCGCTCCGCTCCGCCATCGGCAAGATCGATCTGGACAAGACCTTTGAAGAGCGCGAATCCATCAACGCCGCTGTTGTCGAGGCCGTTGACGAAGCCGCTCAGGAGTGGGGCATCAAGGTCATGCGCTACGAGATCAAGGATATCACCCCTCCCGGCAACGTCATGGTCGCCATGGAGCAGCAGATGAAGGCCGAGCGTGAAAAGCGCGCCGAAATCGCCCTGTCCGAGGGTGACCGTCAGTCGCGCATCAACCGTTCCGAAGGCATGAAGCAGGAGGCCATGCAGCTCTCCGAGGGTGAGAAGCAGAAGCGTATCAACGAGGCCGAAGGTCGCGCACAGGAAATCCTGCTGGTGGCCGACGCCACGGCCAAGGGCCTGCAAAAGGTCGCAGAAGTCATCAACCTGCCGGGCGGCGCCGAGGCCATGAACCTCAAGGTCGCCCAGCAGTTCATTGATGAATTCGGCAACCTCGCCAAGACCAACAACACCATGATCATCCCTGCCGACATGGGCAACATCGGCGGCATGGTCGCCTCGGCCACAGAGATCATCAAGAACGTCTCCGCCCCGAAGCAACAGGCAAAGCCCGCTCCCAAGCCTCAACTGGTTCCAACGGAGCCGTTTGAACCAGCTGAATAA
- a CDS encoding NfeD family protein, with protein MDFLSSTNNVMWLIWLAVGVGFILAELMAPGFVVIFFGIGALLAGATAFFGSSIQLQLIVFTVSSLVLLLLLRRYMSTIFHGSSSKGDDIEGETDHAIGAQAEVVETIDPPKRGRIKFQGTFWTAESTETIEAGALVKILSRHHENNNILIVQKEN; from the coding sequence ATGGATTTCTTAAGTTCTACGAACAACGTCATGTGGCTCATCTGGCTGGCTGTGGGTGTCGGATTCATCCTCGCCGAGCTGATGGCCCCGGGCTTCGTCGTCATCTTCTTCGGGATCGGCGCGTTGCTGGCCGGAGCCACCGCGTTCTTTGGAAGCTCCATTCAGTTACAGCTCATTGTCTTCACCGTATCCTCGCTGGTCCTTCTCCTCCTGCTCAGGCGTTACATGTCTACGATCTTCCACGGCTCCTCCTCAAAGGGGGACGACATCGAGGGAGAAACCGACCACGCCATCGGGGCGCAGGCCGAAGTCGTAGAGACCATCGATCCACCCAAGCGAGGACGCATCAAGTTTCAGGGGACCTTCTGGACCGCTGAATCCACAGAAACCATCGAAGCCGGAGCATTGGTGAAGATCCTCTCCCGGCATCACGAAAACAACAATATTCTCATCGTTCAAAAGGAGAACTGA
- a CDS encoding ATP-binding protein, which translates to MFNRLRLKITFGTALILGGFLTLLGMYLINSQKEQLVQNLSDHGHRIAGLAARSSAEYIQRFSFFLMEDQAMSIEQSPNIAFCEIYDENGDSLLQSGNIISEDHEGKNKAHYGEDILVVSRPILASGKLLGSVEIGLRMGSIDRVMAKKTTHMVILFVGFTILVVVVLNIFLNKLITKPVHSLAEGTRRLANRDFVTLDAGTRKDEIGQLTKNFNSMSQALRDLYTNLERKVQERTQELEKANAELRHAADRAREMAERAEAGTLAKSQFLASMSHEIRTPMNAVLGMGEILNGSELTKEQQRCVSVLLQSGNALLNIIEDVLDLSKIEAGEMVFEDAPFNLEASIDKAFKVTAYAGHQKGIDLDYSIASGVPLELHGDALRLQQILINLLGNGVKFTDKGHVLLHVSLASGGQNGHGLMLHFRVQDSGTGIPPDKLESIFDKFTQADASTSRKHGGTGLGLSICRLLCEKLGGSIWIESDWGTGSTVHFCLPYQAHNGELKPLSPLRNKRLMLVDAREYARKTLVARLEAAGARVDLAKSPDAAGELLDKNGWHGIYDGLLICAPMEGDGWEAAPVFLVDQGVPPERIILLRAGNQSQMDNVPGLGGILTKPAFIPEIGAVLTYSKFRPLGHAVGPERVPGSTAGGLTILLVEDSEANSLLIELYLKDSGHKLLMAADGESALEMFRNEPVDVVFMDVEMPGMDGLECTRQIRAWESAKGLEPTPVVALTAHALVEIRTQAQAAGCNDFLTKPVARRDFLEVVDAAFVALHRR; encoded by the coding sequence ATGTTTAACCGACTAAGACTCAAGATAACGTTTGGAACCGCCCTCATTCTGGGCGGCTTTCTGACGTTGCTGGGTATGTACCTGATCAACTCCCAGAAGGAGCAGCTGGTACAGAACCTGAGCGACCACGGCCACCGCATTGCCGGGCTGGCCGCCCGCTCAAGCGCCGAGTACATTCAGCGGTTCAGCTTCTTCCTCATGGAAGACCAGGCCATGTCCATTGAGCAGTCACCCAACATCGCGTTCTGCGAAATTTATGATGAAAACGGTGACTCCCTGCTCCAGTCCGGCAACATCATTTCCGAAGATCACGAAGGCAAGAACAAGGCGCACTACGGCGAAGACATCCTCGTGGTCTCCCGGCCCATCCTGGCCAGCGGCAAGCTGCTCGGCTCCGTAGAGATCGGCCTGCGCATGGGCAGTATCGACCGGGTCATGGCCAAGAAAACGACCCACATGGTCATACTGTTTGTCGGCTTCACCATTTTGGTGGTCGTTGTGCTGAACATCTTTTTGAACAAGCTCATCACCAAGCCTGTTCACTCCCTTGCCGAAGGCACCCGGCGATTGGCCAACCGCGACTTTGTCACCCTTGATGCCGGCACCAGAAAAGACGAGATCGGCCAGCTGACCAAGAATTTCAACAGTATGAGTCAGGCTCTGCGCGATTTGTACACCAACCTTGAGCGTAAGGTGCAGGAGCGGACGCAGGAACTGGAAAAGGCCAACGCTGAACTGCGTCATGCCGCAGACCGCGCCCGTGAGATGGCAGAACGCGCCGAGGCAGGCACCCTTGCCAAGTCGCAGTTCCTCGCATCCATGAGCCACGAAATTCGTACCCCCATGAACGCGGTGCTGGGCATGGGCGAGATCCTGAACGGGTCGGAACTGACCAAGGAGCAGCAGCGGTGCGTTTCCGTGTTGCTGCAATCTGGCAATGCCCTGCTCAACATCATCGAAGACGTGCTGGATCTGAGCAAGATCGAGGCGGGCGAGATGGTGTTTGAGGACGCGCCGTTCAATCTCGAAGCCTCCATCGACAAGGCCTTCAAGGTCACGGCTTACGCGGGCCACCAGAAAGGCATCGACCTTGATTATTCCATTGCCTCGGGTGTGCCCTTGGAATTGCACGGCGATGCCCTGCGGCTGCAACAGATCCTGATCAACCTGCTGGGCAACGGAGTGAAGTTTACGGACAAGGGCCATGTGCTTCTTCATGTGTCGCTGGCCTCGGGCGGGCAGAATGGTCATGGATTGATGTTGCATTTCCGTGTGCAGGACTCGGGCACAGGCATCCCGCCGGACAAGCTGGAATCCATTTTCGACAAGTTCACTCAGGCGGACGCTTCCACCTCGCGCAAACACGGCGGCACTGGCCTTGGCCTCTCCATTTGTCGCCTGCTGTGCGAAAAACTCGGCGGCTCCATCTGGATCGAAAGCGACTGGGGGACCGGCAGCACTGTCCATTTCTGCCTGCCATATCAGGCGCACAATGGCGAACTGAAGCCCCTCTCACCCCTCAGGAACAAGCGTCTCATGCTGGTGGATGCCCGGGAATATGCTCGCAAGACGCTGGTCGCACGGCTTGAAGCCGCGGGAGCGAGGGTGGACCTCGCCAAGAGCCCGGACGCCGCAGGAGAACTGCTGGATAAAAATGGCTGGCACGGTATCTACGACGGCCTGCTCATATGCGCTCCCATGGAGGGAGACGGCTGGGAAGCTGCGCCGGTTTTCCTCGTTGATCAGGGAGTTCCTCCGGAACGCATCATACTGCTTCGCGCCGGAAACCAATCCCAGATGGACAATGTGCCCGGGTTGGGCGGCATCTTGACCAAACCCGCATTTATCCCTGAAATCGGGGCGGTCCTCACCTATTCGAAGTTCAGACCGCTGGGGCATGCGGTTGGGCCCGAACGCGTGCCGGGGAGCACCGCTGGCGGCCTGACCATCCTGCTGGTGGAAGACAGCGAGGCCAACAGCCTGCTGATCGAGCTGTACCTCAAGGACTCCGGCCACAAGCTGCTCATGGCTGCCGATGGCGAGTCCGCGCTGGAGATGTTCCGCAACGAGCCTGTGGACGTTGTGTTCATGGATGTGGAAATGCCAGGCATGGACGGGCTGGAATGTACCCGCCAGATTCGCGCCTGGGAAAGCGCCAAAGGGCTGGAGCCTACCCCGGTGGTAGCCCTCACCGCACACGCCCTCGTGGAAATCAGAACACAGGCGCAGGCCGCGGGTTGCAATGACTTCCTGACCAAGCCCGTTGCCCGCCGCGACTTCCTCGAAGTGGTGGATGCGGCCTTTGTCGCCCTGCATCGGCGATAG
- a CDS encoding Tex family protein encodes MNDTHIQTISRELSLKPYHVSAVAKLLDEGATVPFISRYRKEATGTMDEVKVAGVRDRLGELAELDKRREAILTSLQERDLLTDDLKSAIERARDKAQLEDIYLPHRPKRKTRASMAKERGLEPLANILMAQKGADPKAEARKYVNPAKDVPDVAAALAGARDILAERISENAKARAAMRTLFVKRGRFMSKMVKGKEEEGATYRDWFDWDEPLVRVPGHRALAMFRGENEKVLKLSLRPPEEEAAGLLKRSVVRGHGPDAREVGAAMEDCYKRLLGPSLENEVRGEVKKRADTEAIKVFAANLRELLLAAPLGQKRVLALDPGFRTGAKLTVLDAQGALKEYDTIFPVGSKGQQAGAAETLKKLCAKYDIEAIAIGNGTAGRETEAFVRELGLNIPVVLVNEAGASIYSASEVARKEFPDLDLTVRGSASIGRRLMDPLAELVKIDPKSIGVGQYQHDVDQAALKKSLDDVVESCVNSVGVDLNTASAELLAYVSGLGPVLAGNIVGHRDENGPFDSRRELLKVKRLGPKAFEQAAGFLRVQGKEVLDASAVHPERYKLVKQMAKDAGCTVADLMADEAARSRVNVESYVSEEVGLPTLRDIMAELAKPGRDPRAEFTVFSFAEGVNDIKDVHEGMKLPGIVTNVTKFGAFVDIGVHRDGLVHISQLADKFVRDPAEVVAAGREVEVTVIGVDMKRGRINLSMKKV; translated from the coding sequence ATGAACGATACCCATATCCAGACCATATCCCGTGAATTGTCCCTCAAACCGTACCATGTCTCTGCCGTGGCCAAACTGCTGGACGAAGGCGCTACCGTGCCATTCATCTCCCGCTACCGAAAGGAAGCCACCGGCACCATGGATGAGGTCAAAGTGGCAGGCGTCCGCGACCGGCTGGGCGAACTGGCCGAGCTGGACAAGCGGCGCGAGGCCATCCTGACCTCCCTGCAAGAGCGCGATCTGCTCACGGACGACTTGAAATCCGCCATCGAACGCGCCCGGGACAAGGCGCAGCTGGAAGACATCTACCTGCCGCATCGTCCCAAACGGAAAACACGCGCCTCCATGGCCAAGGAGCGCGGTCTGGAACCGCTGGCCAATATCCTCATGGCCCAGAAAGGGGCCGACCCCAAAGCCGAGGCCCGGAAGTATGTGAACCCGGCCAAGGATGTCCCTGATGTGGCTGCGGCACTGGCCGGGGCACGCGATATCTTGGCCGAACGCATCAGTGAAAACGCCAAGGCAAGGGCTGCCATGCGTACCCTGTTCGTGAAGCGCGGCCGATTCATGTCCAAAATGGTCAAGGGCAAGGAAGAGGAAGGGGCCACCTACCGCGACTGGTTCGACTGGGACGAACCGCTGGTACGCGTGCCGGGCCACCGGGCGCTGGCCATGTTCCGCGGCGAAAACGAGAAGGTGCTCAAGCTCTCCCTGCGTCCGCCCGAGGAAGAAGCGGCAGGGCTACTGAAACGCTCCGTAGTCCGCGGTCATGGACCGGACGCCCGTGAAGTGGGTGCGGCCATGGAAGACTGCTACAAACGACTGCTCGGCCCATCGCTGGAAAATGAAGTGCGTGGTGAGGTCAAGAAACGGGCAGACACCGAGGCCATCAAGGTGTTCGCGGCCAACCTGCGAGAACTGCTGCTGGCCGCGCCGCTGGGACAGAAACGGGTGCTGGCACTCGATCCCGGCTTCCGCACCGGAGCCAAGCTCACGGTGCTGGACGCACAGGGCGCGCTCAAGGAATACGACACCATCTTCCCGGTGGGCTCCAAGGGCCAGCAGGCCGGGGCCGCTGAAACCCTGAAGAAGCTCTGCGCCAAGTACGACATCGAAGCCATCGCCATCGGCAACGGCACGGCCGGACGTGAAACCGAGGCGTTCGTGCGCGAACTGGGCCTGAATATTCCGGTGGTGCTGGTGAATGAGGCTGGCGCGTCCATCTACTCTGCCTCGGAAGTGGCGCGAAAGGAATTTCCTGATCTCGACCTGACCGTGCGCGGCTCGGCATCCATTGGCAGACGCCTGATGGACCCGCTTGCCGAGCTGGTCAAGATCGATCCCAAGTCCATCGGCGTGGGCCAGTACCAGCATGACGTGGATCAGGCCGCCCTGAAAAAGTCACTGGATGACGTGGTGGAAAGCTGCGTGAACTCCGTGGGCGTGGACCTGAACACCGCCAGCGCGGAACTGCTGGCCTACGTGTCCGGCCTCGGCCCGGTGCTGGCGGGCAACATCGTGGGCCACCGAGATGAGAACGGCCCGTTCGACTCGCGCCGCGAACTGCTCAAGGTGAAGCGGCTCGGCCCCAAGGCGTTCGAGCAGGCCGCCGGGTTCCTGCGCGTGCAGGGCAAGGAAGTGCTGGACGCCAGCGCGGTCCATCCCGAGCGGTACAAGCTGGTCAAACAGATGGCCAAGGACGCAGGCTGCACCGTGGCCGACCTCATGGCCGACGAGGCAGCGCGCTCCCGCGTGAACGTGGAGAGCTACGTATCCGAAGAAGTGGGCCTGCCCACCCTGCGCGACATCATGGCCGAGCTGGCCAAACCCGGCCGCGACCCCCGCGCCGAGTTCACGGTCTTCTCCTTCGCCGAGGGCGTCAACGACATCAAGGATGTGCACGAGGGCATGAAGCTGCCCGGCATCGTGACCAATGTCACCAAGTTCGGCGCGTTCGTGGACATCGGCGTCCACCGCGACGGCCTGGTTCACATCAGCCAACTGGCCGACAAGTTCGTCCGCGACCCCGCCGAAGTGGTGGCCGCCGGCCGCGAGGTCGAAGTGACCGTCATCGGCGTGGACATGAAGCGCGGGCGGATCAATCTGAGTATGAAGAAGGTGTGA
- a CDS encoding BMP family ABC transporter substrate-binding protein translates to MKKILLAGLCVLLFATAAMANSLVVGFVTGASGLGDLSYNDMAYGGIRKAQQEHGFKLIVTEPEGNGQVTKEAVLGAVKQADVVLVLGAQHIELVKELGKLNPNKKFVLFEIPVEGFPNISSVMFKQSEGSFMAGALAAMVTETGKVGFVGGTPIPPVQAFEQGYREGVAYANPKVDVMVDYVSPAGDFSGFGNPKKGYSLANGQYNKGADIVFAVAGLTGNGVIEAARRSGNYAIGVDSDQDSLAKGFVLTSMIKRLDTATYTELTEIVQDRFTAGPSYYGLNNGGVSLSEMKYTRDKIAPGVLEKLDAIKAKVIDGEIKVTDLLSAKK, encoded by the coding sequence ATGAAGAAGATTCTGTTAGCAGGATTGTGTGTCCTGTTGTTTGCCACTGCGGCCATGGCGAATTCGCTGGTGGTCGGTTTTGTCACCGGGGCTTCCGGACTGGGAGACCTCTCTTATAACGACATGGCCTATGGGGGCATCCGCAAGGCCCAGCAGGAGCATGGGTTCAAGCTTATCGTGACCGAACCGGAAGGAAACGGACAGGTCACCAAGGAAGCGGTGCTGGGTGCGGTCAAGCAGGCGGACGTCGTGCTGGTGCTCGGCGCGCAGCATATTGAGCTGGTCAAGGAGCTCGGCAAGCTCAACCCGAACAAGAAGTTCGTCCTGTTCGAGATTCCGGTGGAAGGGTTTCCCAATATCTCCAGTGTGATGTTCAAGCAAAGCGAAGGCTCGTTCATGGCTGGCGCATTGGCTGCCATGGTGACCGAGACGGGCAAGGTCGGCTTTGTGGGCGGTACGCCGATTCCGCCGGTGCAGGCCTTTGAGCAGGGATATCGCGAGGGCGTGGCCTACGCCAATCCCAAAGTGGACGTGATGGTGGACTATGTGAGTCCGGCTGGTGATTTTTCCGGCTTCGGCAACCCGAAGAAGGGATACTCTTTGGCCAACGGGCAGTACAACAAGGGTGCTGACATCGTGTTCGCCGTAGCAGGCCTGACAGGCAACGGCGTCATCGAGGCGGCCCGTCGCTCCGGCAACTACGCCATCGGCGTGGATTCGGATCAGGACTCTCTGGCCAAGGGATTCGTGCTTACCAGCATGATCAAGCGACTGGATACGGCCACCTACACCGAACTGACAGAGATCGTGCAGGACCGTTTCACTGCCGGACCGTCCTACTACGGCCTGAACAACGGCGGCGTGAGTCTGAGCGAGATGAAGTACACCCGCGACAAAATCGCGCCCGGGGTGCTCGAGAAGCTGGACGCCATCAAGGCCAAGGTCATTGACGGTGAGATCAAGGTGACGGACCTGCTGTCCGCCAAGAAATAA